TAGAGCTACATATCCATATAAATTGTGGTAAGCTAGTGTTACTATCCCTGCGTGTCCTTTTCCAATAACACTAAGCTTTCCTATCTTAATTGATCCATAATTAAAAATAGCTTTAATTCCAAGACTTTTTACTTCTTCTAATCTTTTTGAACACTCTTGTGATAAGGGGTTTGGATAACATAGAATTTTATCTAGATCAGCATCATTAACTACATCAAATTGATTGAGATGTCTACAAAATATCATTTGATTTTGTATTCCATAGCCTTTCATAATCCTTTATAATCACCTTCTACCTAAAGCTTTACTATTTATGATTTATGATAAAGTAGATGTTTATAAGTTCTCTATATAGCATATCATCCTTGCGCTAAATGTCAACAATCGTAATAGGGATGAGACTTACACCATATACCCCTGTGAAGAGCTCTGGATAGGGTGATGATGGTTTTGGAAAACTTTGTCATCTATAGCTAAGGATCAATCAATCTCTTATAATCTGCTCTACACCTCTCTAGAGATATACTCTTTAAGCTATGTAGAATTTTATTCATAATCCTTCTACCTAGATTATGAGGTCTATAGATTCTATATCCTTGAACTATTAAGCAAAACATCTTCAAAGAAATATTATCTAAAATAGCTTTTAACTCTATCAAATCTAAAGTTATTATTGTTTGCAGAGGTGTACTACTATAATGTATCAATTTAAAGCAAAATTTAATGAGACTAGGTGGTCTATAGAGAAAGAGCTTGAGTTAGTGGAGCTATGGGAAAAGGAAGAGCTGTTCGATTTTGTTTATGATCCTCAGAAACCTATACTAATAGTTGATACCCCACCTCCATATATCTCTGGTAAGCCACATGTAGGACAAGTGGCTCACTATGTACAGATAGACATGATTTCTAGAGCATATAGAATGCTTGGATACAATGTCCTAGTACCCTTCTACGGAGATAGAAATGGGCTTCCAGTTGAGATATTTGTTGAAAGAACATATAGAGTTAATCCACATGAAATTGCTAAGAGTGTTGAAGGTAGAGAGAAGTTCCTTGAGTTATGTAAAAAACATCTTGATGAAGTAGAGAAAGAGTTTATTAAGATATGGAGACGCTTGGGTTGCTCCTTTATTTATTGGAAGGAGGGTACAGATAGCGAAGAGTATAGAAGGATAACACAGGAGACATTTATAGATATGTGGAATAAGGGTCTTATCTATGAAGCTGAAAGACCTGTTATTTGGTGTCCTCGCTGTAAGACAACACTTGCTGAAGCAGAGATAGAGTATAAGGAGGAGGAATCCGATTTATACTATATAAGATTTCCCTTGGTAGAAGGTTATGTAGTTATAGCAACTACTAGACCAGAGCTACTTGGTGCATGTTTAATCCTTGCCTATAACCCTAGTGATGAGAGGTATAAGCATCTTCAGGGTAAAAAGGCTAGAGTTCCACTTTATAACTACGAAGTTGATATAATTGAACATAAATCTGTTGATCCTAATTTCGGTACAGGTATAATGATGATATGTAGCTATGGTGATCAATCAGATGTTAGAATTATAAGAGATCTAGGGTTAAAACCAAGGATATTGATAGATGAGGATGGAAGATTTAATCAGGAGGCCGGGATAATAGCAGGTCTTAGAATTCAAGAAGCTAGGAAAAGAATTGCTGAGGAGCTACAGAGACAGGGCTATCTTGTAAAGATAGAAAGGATTAGGAGGAATGTACCTACATGTTGGAGATGTGGAACACCTGTAGAGTTCATTCATCATAGAGAGTATTTCCTTAAACAACTAGAATTTAAGGATAAGTTAAAAGAGATTGCATTAAGAATAAGATTTCTACCTGAAGAGCATAGAAAACGATTATTAGATTGGATAGACTCTATAGCTATGGACTGGCCAATATCGAAAAACAGATATTATGCTACAGAGATCCCGACATGGAAATGTAGCAAATGTGGCTCAGTGCTTATACCTAGTAAAGGAAGATATTATAGGCCATGGAAAGATCCACCACCATGGGATAGATGTCCTGTATGTGGAGCCCCTAAGGATTATCTAGTTGGAGAGACAAAGGTTTTTGATACATGGTTTGATTCCTCTATCTCCATACTATATGCTTCAGGAAAAACAAAGTATCCATATATTCATGATTTATATCTGAAGGGAGCTGTAGAAGCTTTGAGACCACAAGGATATGACATAATAAGGACATGGCTTTACTATACATTATTAAGAATATATCTACTCTATGAAAAACCTGCCTTTACTGTTGTAAGGATCACTGGCATGGGTCTAGATGAAAAAGGTGAAGCTATGCATAAGAGTAAGGGGAATGTTATATATCCAGAACCATATATAGATAAATATGGTGCTGATGCATTTAGGTTTTGGTCTGCAGTAGCAGCAAAACTTGGTAGCGACTATAGATTCTCTGAACAACTACTGAGAACAGGGCTTCTATTTATAACAAAGCTACTAAATATTGCAAGATTTGTATCAATGTTCCCAGTAATCGATAGTGTAGAGACTCTATATCCTCTTGACAAAGCATTGCTATCTAAACTTAATGAGGTTATAGATATAGTTATTAATAGCTATAGGAATATGGATGTCTATGAAGCAACACAAACCCTGTATCACTTCACATGGGATATCTTTGCAGATCACTACATAGAGATGGTGAAACAACGAGCATATAACTTCAACAACATATATAGTATCGAAGAACAAAAAAGTGCTTGGTATACTCTTCACACAACTCTAAAATACATACTACAAATGCTTGCACCAATAACGCCTTTTGTAACAGACTACATATGGAGGAAGTTATACTCAAAAGATACATCTATACATAGAGAATGTATGCCTAGAAAGATAGATAATATCGATAAAGAGATGTCAAGACACTTAGACATTATTATTACTATAAATAGTTCTATATGGAGATATAAGAAATCTCAAAATCTTAAATTATCGGATAAGATACGTGCAACTCTATACATACCTGAATACCTATCTCCATATGCAAAAGACTTAGAAATATTCCATGGAGTTACATCAGTAGTTATAGGAATGCCTAAAAGTGGGAATTATATTGAATTGACAAAGAACGTATATTTAGAACTAGAGTAAATCATATAGCTGATAATCTCTTTATGAATAGCACCTATCAATGTCTTTCATATCTCTCTCATCTTAGCTTTTGCTCAACGATATAGGTATTATATTGTATGAAACTTATAAAACTTTGGAATTCTTCTTTAAAGAGTGAAGCCCTATAGCATAAGAGGTGATTGTCATCGATATCCTTAATATTTTTAATAGATATAGCATTGAATGAGAGTTTTGGAATAATAAAAGCATTGAGAATAGCTCAAGAATGTAAAGCACATATAGTATCTCTAGACAGTAATAGAAATACTATATCATTATCATTGAAAGATCCTAGCTATGATGATATAAAATGTTTAAGTAGAATTGATGGTTATGTATCAATAGAACCTAGAATAATTATTAATCTGTGTAACCATAAGGTAGATCTCTTCAGCTTATTAAGAAATACCAATCTGAATTACAAACGTTTTTCTTCACTAGGAAGATTGATATGTTTTATAGAGTTAAAAAAGGGGGTTATAGCTATATGGAAAACATCGAAAGAATGTATCTTCCTTGGAAGATATCTGAATACAAAAAGGGTTTCACCTCCAATATCACCATCATCTTATACTGTTATTGGTAAATGGACGGAAGTTTT
Above is a genomic segment from Ignisphaera aggregans DSM 17230 containing:
- a CDS encoding valyl-tRNA synthetase (COGs: COG0525 Valyl-tRNA synthetase~InterProIPR019754:IPR015413:IPR013155:IPR002300:IPR 004039~KEGG: smr:Smar_0738 valyl-tRNA synthetase~PFAM: aminoacyl-tRNA synthetase class Ia; tRNA synthetase valyl/leucyl anticodon-binding; tRNA synthetase class I (M)~SPTR: A3DMI0 Valyl-tRNA synthetase~PFAM: tRNA synthetases class I (I, L, M and V); Anticodon-binding domain) encodes the protein MYQFKAKFNETRWSIEKELELVELWEKEELFDFVYDPQKPILIVDTPPPYISGKPHVGQVAHYVQIDMISRAYRMLGYNVLVPFYGDRNGLPVEIFVERTYRVNPHEIAKSVEGREKFLELCKKHLDEVEKEFIKIWRRLGCSFIYWKEGTDSEEYRRITQETFIDMWNKGLIYEAERPVIWCPRCKTTLAEAEIEYKEEESDLYYIRFPLVEGYVVIATTRPELLGACLILAYNPSDERYKHLQGKKARVPLYNYEVDIIEHKSVDPNFGTGIMMICSYGDQSDVRIIRDLGLKPRILIDEDGRFNQEAGIIAGLRIQEARKRIAEELQRQGYLVKIERIRRNVPTCWRCGTPVEFIHHREYFLKQLEFKDKLKEIALRIRFLPEEHRKRLLDWIDSIAMDWPISKNRYYATEIPTWKCSKCGSVLIPSKGRYYRPWKDPPPWDRCPVCGAPKDYLVGETKVFDTWFDSSISILYASGKTKYPYIHDLYLKGAVEALRPQGYDIIRTWLYYTLLRIYLLYEKPAFTVVRITGMGLDEKGEAMHKSKGNVIYPEPYIDKYGADAFRFWSAVAAKLGSDYRFSEQLLRTGLLFITKLLNIARFVSMFPVIDSVETLYPLDKALLSKLNEVIDIVINSYRNMDVYEATQTLYHFTWDIFADHYIEMVKQRAYNFNNIYSIEEQKSAWYTLHTTLKYILQMLAPITPFVTDYIWRKLYSKDTSIHRECMPRKIDNIDKEMSRHLDIIITINSSIWRYKKSQNLKLSDKIRATLYIPEYLSPYAKDLEIFHGVTSVVIGMPKSGNYIELTKNVYLELE